The following proteins come from a genomic window of Patescibacteria group bacterium:
- a CDS encoding DUF2721 domain-containing protein, which translates to MEINLTVPALLFPALAILMLGYVNRYVSLAGVIRSFKKDYDSKYIHTNLLEQLKILKKRIELLKYVLLSAMIALILACLSMFFIFINMQDAGKIVLGLSLLVMIMSILISISETSLSNKSLIIEIDDIVMKEKNKS; encoded by the coding sequence ATGGAAATCAATCTTACAGTTCCGGCTCTACTTTTTCCTGCTTTAGCCATACTTATGCTCGGTTATGTAAATAGGTATGTGTCACTTGCAGGAGTTATACGAAGCTTTAAAAAAGATTACGATTCTAAATACATTCATACTAATCTTTTAGAACAACTAAAGATTTTAAAAAAACGAATTGAACTTTTGAAATATGTGCTACTGTCAGCTATGATCGCACTTATTCTCGCCTGTTTATCAATGTTTTTTATTTTTATAAACATGCAAGATGCCGGCAAGATTGTTCTTGGTTTATCGCTACTAGTAATGATAATGAGTATACTAATATCAATATCTGAAACTTCTCTATCGAATAAATCTTTGATTATAGAGATAGATGATATAGTTATGAAAGAAAAGAACAAAAGTTAG
- a CDS encoding sulfite exporter TauE/SafE family protein has translation MTYFWIYPLLFLSSMVNIIVPISGSAVVTPLLSVPFGAKEAIALASFLFVITGLFRIFLFRKHLKINHIKNILPLSIIGAAIGALTFVRLDNLAITLLIIGFLLIFLVRKIHNINRKGPLPAPKKITGHAVGFISGLVQGAGVTGGVDLRNGFLLSHNLTLQELNGTTAVVGTTNFTVATLLRLYTHQISFPDLTKVLWILPLMFVAMLIGRKLTFHIGVKQQNYLAVFILVFAIFMMLISLFRII, from the coding sequence ATGACATATTTCTGGATTTACCCACTTCTATTCCTCAGCTCAATGGTTAACATTATCGTGCCGATAAGCGGTTCTGCGGTAGTAACTCCACTTTTGTCAGTTCCTTTTGGTGCAAAAGAAGCGATTGCACTAGCTTCGTTTTTATTCGTAATAACCGGACTTTTTAGAATCTTCCTTTTCCGGAAACATTTAAAAATTAACCACATTAAAAATATACTGCCCTTATCTATTATTGGTGCAGCAATTGGAGCACTTACATTTGTTAGGCTTGATAATCTTGCAATAACTTTGTTGATCATTGGGTTTTTATTAATCTTCTTAGTACGCAAAATACACAATATAAATAGGAAAGGGCCTTTGCCGGCTCCAAAAAAGATTACAGGGCATGCTGTAGGTTTTATTTCTGGTTTAGTTCAGGGTGCGGGCGTAACAGGTGGTGTTGACCTGCGTAATGGCTTTTTACTCTCGCACAACTTAACTCTGCAAGAATTGAATGGTACGACCGCAGTAGTTGGCACTACCAACTTTACAGTCGCAACACTTCTTCGACTTTATACCCATCAAATTAGCTTCCCTGACCTTACAAAAGTACTGTGGATTTTGCCACTCATGTTTGTCGCCATGTTGATTGGCAGAAAACTTACTTTTCATATTGGAGTTAAGCAACAAAATTATTTGGCTGTATTTATACTTGTCTTCGCAATTTTTATGATGCTAATTAGCTTGTTTAGGATTATATGA
- a CDS encoding HAD family phosphatase — MKTAVIFDMDGVLIDSVGMNWQSYNAVLKADYNVVVEPNDIHKYVGRTLKDQLAMLNADYKINIDGDSFTAKTNEIKKELLKSLQPMPGVKVLLDDLRKNNVPMAVGTSAPLEVTEDKLRTTGLLEYFDVIVTSDHVSKHKPEPDVYLECAKQLGIEPKYCVVIEDAPAGIESAHAANMKCLAIITPYVDLEQLRIADLTVESLETVNSENLAALVRS; from the coding sequence ATGAAAACTGCAGTTATTTTTGATATGGATGGTGTGCTTATTGATTCTGTTGGGATGAATTGGCAGTCATACAATGCTGTACTTAAAGCAGATTACAATGTTGTAGTTGAACCTAATGATATCCATAAATATGTAGGCCGCACTCTTAAAGATCAGCTGGCAATGTTAAATGCGGACTATAAAATCAATATTGATGGAGATTCTTTTACAGCAAAAACTAATGAAATAAAAAAAGAATTGCTTAAATCATTACAACCTATGCCAGGTGTAAAAGTACTCTTAGACGATTTAAGAAAGAATAATGTTCCTATGGCTGTCGGCACAAGTGCACCGCTTGAAGTAACAGAGGATAAACTAAGAACCACTGGACTACTGGAATATTTTGATGTAATAGTAACCTCAGACCATGTAAGCAAGCACAAGCCAGAGCCAGATGTCTATTTGGAGTGCGCCAAGCAGCTAGGTATTGAGCCTAAGTATTGCGTCGTTATCGAAGATGCGCCTGCAGGTATTGAATCTGCCCACGCAGCAAATATGAAGTGTCTGGCAATCATAACGCCTTATGTTGATCTGGAGCAGTTGCGCATTGCAGACCTGACAGTGGAGTCGCTGGAAACAGTAAATTCAGAAAATTTAGCTGCCTTAGTTAGATCTTAG
- a CDS encoding ATP-binding protein, whose amino-acid sequence MNEKTSQQTGLISEDRILQAKITSPLVIIASLLMLVSYYYGFAYSKSPLLVISTSIVLIIFALTNYIPQLKFSKNHLPYLIIYHLALAFVMIFIMPTVGYFLVLWVLLGYLSYYYYQLKGLIVSLLFLAITLALGMFIQGNVNLQNIVIYMQWLVLIGGVSLILSRIILGTKEVRNDLAQKTTRAEYGHQRLLALINSMTEAVLSVDHKGEINTYNSAALELLDTNSDITGRNISDILKLSDPDHADIDILDVANTVKYILKKSDLYLELGSKNRIALEISISRSSQNTHGSDKNGYIFIIRDITRQKKIDEEKDDFISVVSHELRTPLAVAEANTAMAQLAAKKPTLKPQQILESLDKAHRQIMFLSEMVNDLSTLSKADRKDEEMAIETFSIADVLSELELAYKPLAEKKKLGYTTKVEDGLPNITTSRLYIKEILQNLISNAIKYTETGSINIAVKKNTDKKISIAVKDTGLGISLADQENVFDKFWRSEDVLTRSTGGTGLGLYIASRLAKRINSQIELTSKTGSGSTFQLILAPVASQEVDTSTVVTNEVDNLLS is encoded by the coding sequence ATGAATGAAAAAACCTCCCAGCAGACCGGCCTAATTAGTGAAGATAGAATACTACAGGCAAAAATAACCTCACCTCTTGTTATAATTGCTAGTCTTCTTATGCTAGTAAGCTACTATTACGGCTTCGCTTACTCGAAAAGTCCCCTGCTGGTAATATCGACTTCAATTGTACTAATTATTTTTGCACTGACAAACTACATTCCCCAATTAAAATTCTCCAAAAACCATCTACCATACCTCATAATCTACCATCTTGCACTTGCGTTTGTGATGATTTTTATTATGCCAACAGTTGGATACTTTTTAGTACTGTGGGTACTACTTGGCTATCTTTCCTATTACTATTACCAGCTCAAAGGCCTCATTGTCAGCTTGCTATTTCTAGCGATTACCCTTGCTCTTGGAATGTTCATCCAGGGCAATGTTAATTTGCAAAACATAGTTATTTATATGCAGTGGCTTGTCCTCATAGGCGGCGTATCTCTAATTCTGAGCCGAATAATACTTGGGACCAAAGAAGTACGCAATGATTTGGCTCAAAAAACCACTCGTGCAGAATATGGGCACCAGAGGCTATTGGCACTAATAAATAGCATGACAGAAGCTGTGCTGTCGGTTGATCATAAGGGCGAAATTAACACCTATAACTCTGCTGCACTTGAATTACTCGACACCAACTCAGATATCACTGGTAGGAATATTTCTGATATTTTGAAGCTGAGTGACCCAGACCACGCCGATATAGACATACTTGATGTCGCCAACACCGTAAAATACATTCTTAAAAAATCAGATCTTTATTTAGAGCTTGGCTCGAAAAACAGAATTGCCCTAGAGATAAGCATCAGTAGAAGTTCTCAAAATACTCATGGCTCTGATAAAAATGGCTACATTTTTATAATTCGTGACATAACCCGGCAAAAAAAGATTGATGAAGAAAAAGATGATTTTATTTCAGTCGTGAGTCACGAGCTAAGAACTCCATTAGCAGTGGCCGAAGCCAACACGGCCATGGCCCAGCTAGCTGCTAAAAAGCCAACTCTTAAACCACAGCAAATATTAGAATCCCTGGATAAAGCTCATCGCCAAATTATGTTTCTATCAGAAATGGTAAATGATCTATCGACCCTATCTAAGGCCGATAGAAAAGATGAAGAAATGGCTATTGAGACATTTAGTATTGCAGATGTATTATCTGAACTAGAGCTAGCCTACAAGCCTTTGGCAGAAAAAAAGAAGCTAGGCTACACTACTAAAGTCGAAGACGGGCTGCCGAATATAACAACCTCAAGACTATATATTAAAGAAATACTCCAAAACCTCATCAGTAACGCCATAAAATACACTGAGACTGGATCAATAAATATTGCAGTCAAAAAAAATACTGATAAAAAAATAAGTATTGCCGTAAAAGACACAGGTCTTGGCATTTCTCTTGCCGACCAAGAAAATGTATTTGATAAGTTCTGGCGCTCAGAAGATGTCTTGACCCGTAGTACAGGAGGAACTGGTTTAGGGCTCTATATTGCGAGCCGTCTTGCAAAAAGAATAAATTCCCAGATAGAGCTCACCAGCAAAACAGGTTCTGGCTCAACATTCCAGTTAATTCTTGCTCCAGTGGCCAGCCAGGAAGTTGATACCTCTACTGTAGTAACTAACGAAGTAGACAACCTACTGTCGTAA
- a CDS encoding carotenoid biosynthesis protein: MNKNKQAKSSINQKDKYSTLRWLILGLVLVAEFITIKNGLIALVVYILPTIFIFMHGSRFLGRKNIIIFFVTIFIISYITEYLGVSTGKIFGDYYYNLLNNGPLVGGVPPLLMLTYFAITYSTYWVIRILLGDFGVIKGVRIIWLSLLGGLIATLTDLAADPVNSTVNQVYIWTRGGIFFGVPYLNFLGWLAEISIFFVIISCIFAYLTKSPKLKRSPSKNFQLQAVTLFALPAIPIILRPLWGEQPADIRAAMSLIALFGLGSIILVTTAKIYWGTKKA, from the coding sequence ATGAACAAAAATAAGCAAGCTAAATCATCAATTAATCAAAAAGATAAATACAGTACTCTTAGGTGGTTGATACTCGGCTTAGTTTTAGTCGCTGAATTTATAACCATCAAGAATGGCCTAATAGCATTGGTAGTCTATATTTTGCCCACTATTTTTATTTTTATGCACGGTAGTAGATTTCTAGGTCGAAAAAATATTATTATATTCTTTGTAACGATATTTATAATTAGTTACATAACTGAATATCTTGGCGTAAGTACCGGTAAGATATTCGGTGACTACTACTATAATTTACTTAACAATGGCCCTTTGGTGGGTGGAGTTCCGCCTCTTTTAATGCTTACATATTTTGCTATTACCTACTCTACCTATTGGGTGATTCGTATATTGCTCGGTGACTTTGGGGTGATTAAGGGCGTTAGAATTATATGGCTCAGTCTGCTTGGTGGCCTAATAGCCACACTGACAGACCTTGCGGCAGACCCAGTTAATTCAACTGTAAACCAAGTATATATATGGACAAGAGGCGGCATATTTTTTGGCGTCCCCTACCTTAATTTTCTAGGCTGGCTGGCAGAAATAAGTATATTTTTTGTAATAATATCTTGTATCTTTGCCTACCTAACTAAATCTCCAAAGCTAAAACGCAGCCCCAGCAAGAACTTTCAGCTTCAAGCAGTTACGCTGTTTGCTTTGCCTGCCATACCAATTATACTAAGACCCCTATGGGGCGAACAACCTGCCGATATTCGAGCTGCCATGTCGCTAATAGCACTCTTTGGGCTAGGTAGTATCATACTTGTTACAACAGCAAAAATTTACTGGGGTACAAAAAAAGCCTAA
- a CDS encoding PspC domain-containing protein has product MKKPQNKHLKLSKDKKLLGLVGGIAEYFSLDKSLLRIIVLIVIVMSGIIPGFIIYFIIASVIIPDK; this is encoded by the coding sequence ATGAAAAAACCCCAAAACAAACATCTAAAATTATCAAAAGATAAAAAACTACTCGGTTTAGTAGGCGGTATAGCCGAGTATTTCAGCCTAGACAAGTCTTTACTTAGGATAATCGTACTTATTGTTATCGTGATGTCGGGTATTATCCCCGGATTTATAATCTACTTTATTATTGCTTCAGTTATTATCCCCGACAAATAA
- a CDS encoding tetratricopeptide repeat protein, whose protein sequence is MIFEVLIFILLFILTFLLLSKYRIRLIDSAVDSLAILPVSHDTRLESLLEIAGRFYAEKNFLAAEKAYLKVLKVDHKNSLAYSRLGFIYSHFGQVEDAIECFQIVADNYPNSASYYNLSMMLFKSRRFKRSARALEKSISMEETPARLVALARTYRVLGVYDKQIKTLERALEIEADSIPIMLLLAEGYIHENKPKLADQMFKGILSLEPNNIRAKQAISTNPALKKLQ, encoded by the coding sequence ATGATTTTTGAAGTATTAATTTTCATATTACTATTTATACTCACTTTCTTGCTATTAAGTAAGTACCGTATTCGCCTAATAGATTCTGCGGTGGATAGTCTTGCTATACTCCCAGTTAGCCACGATACGAGGCTCGAGAGCTTGCTAGAGATAGCCGGTAGGTTCTATGCAGAAAAAAACTTTTTAGCAGCTGAGAAGGCCTATCTGAAGGTTTTAAAGGTAGATCATAAAAACAGTCTAGCTTACAGCCGACTAGGCTTTATATATTCGCACTTTGGCCAGGTCGAAGATGCTATCGAGTGCTTCCAAATAGTTGCCGATAATTATCCTAACTCAGCTAGCTACTATAATCTCTCGATGATGCTTTTCAAGAGCAGACGCTTCAAGCGTTCAGCGCGAGCTCTAGAAAAATCGATATCCATGGAAGAGACCCCGGCCAGGCTAGTAGCACTGGCTAGGACCTATAGGGTGCTAGGGGTATATGATAAGCAGATTAAAACACTAGAGCGGGCATTAGAGATAGAGGCCGATAGTATACCTATCATGCTATTACTCGCCGAGGGTTATATTCATGAAAATAAGCCTAAGCTCGCCGACCAGATGTTTAAGGGCATATTAAGCCTGGAGCCAAATAACATTAGGGCAAAACAAGCAATAAGTACTAACCCAGCCTTGAAGAAACTCCAGTAA
- a CDS encoding AAA family ATPase, with product MVLNKSTARQLDMAELDTKHGYLFLGPAGLGKTSSAKYFAVKKIGPDVSQGDLARWIMTISPIDDKKISIDQVRPASDFINKSKPEHVNYRVLIIDHAELLSPEAANSLLLLVEEPPAATLIIFVSDSADALPSTILSRLQKISFYPPIAKEIEPLLSSLEVPIWAAEAIGPFPAKLIAASQDGYKSIASISEIADKFISTDTVGRLIIAASLEGKADLRSLVSAIALKLYRSSPSPAWLKQSNSLIFAQSHLYNNGNPKFIIESLAMEFE from the coding sequence ATGGTACTCAACAAGTCTACAGCAAGACAGTTAGACATGGCTGAGCTAGACACCAAGCATGGCTACCTATTTCTCGGCCCTGCTGGCCTTGGCAAGACATCTTCAGCAAAGTATTTTGCTGTAAAAAAAATAGGGCCAGATGTCTCGCAAGGCGACTTAGCTCGTTGGATAATGACGATCTCCCCGATTGATGATAAGAAAATATCTATCGATCAAGTAAGGCCAGCTAGTGACTTTATAAATAAATCAAAGCCTGAGCATGTTAATTACCGAGTATTGATCATAGATCATGCCGAGCTATTATCTCCAGAAGCTGCTAATTCGCTACTTCTATTAGTAGAAGAGCCACCCGCTGCCACCCTGATAATTTTTGTCTCTGATTCGGCCGATGCCCTGCCTAGCACAATTCTCTCTAGGCTACAGAAAATATCTTTTTACCCACCGATCGCAAAAGAGATAGAACCACTTCTTAGCTCATTAGAGGTACCAATCTGGGCCGCTGAAGCTATTGGCCCGTTCCCGGCCAAGCTAATAGCGGCTAGTCAAGATGGCTACAAGTCTATAGCTAGTATTAGCGAGATTGCCGATAAATTTATTAGTACTGATACCGTTGGCCGGCTAATTATAGCGGCTAGCCTAGAAGGTAAGGCCGATTTGCGGTCGCTGGTTTCTGCTATTGCGCTCAAATTATACAGATCCAGCCCATCCCCAGCTTGGCTAAAACAATCTAATAGCTTGATTTTTGCACAGTCTCATCTGTACAATAATGGCAACCCAAAGTTTATTATAGAATCTTTGGCAATGGAGTTTGAATGA
- a CDS encoding RNA pseudouridine synthase produces MQNKNNSPRIGDIEIIYEDDKVIVINKPAGLTMHPKNALDQSNSVQKIFSAKLANNDELRGGIVHRLDKDTSGVVIMAKDADTLEFLQSQFANRKVDKQYMCLVWGHLKHPRARIELPIRRSTKSPNIMAVHPTGKMSISEYRVVSEYPLYSYVEFDIHTGRTHQIRVQLAHLGHSVVGDKLYGGKSMPAGLTRQFLHAQKLSLIIPGQDTKTSFIADMPSDLSNFLEGL; encoded by the coding sequence ATGCAGAATAAAAACAACTCTCCCCGTATAGGGGATATAGAGATTATATACGAAGATGACAAAGTTATAGTCATCAATAAACCGGCTGGCTTAACTATGCACCCCAAGAACGCTTTAGATCAGAGCAATTCTGTTCAGAAGATATTTTCGGCTAAGCTGGCTAACAATGATGAACTCAGGGGAGGTATAGTTCATAGGTTAGATAAGGATACCTCCGGCGTAGTAATTATGGCCAAGGATGCTGATACGCTAGAATTTTTACAATCTCAATTTGCTAATCGAAAAGTAGACAAGCAGTATATGTGCTTAGTATGGGGGCATCTCAAGCATCCTCGTGCAAGAATAGAATTACCAATCCGCAGATCTACTAAATCGCCAAATATAATGGCCGTACATCCGACAGGTAAGATGTCAATTTCTGAATACCGAGTAGTTAGCGAGTACCCACTGTATAGCTATGTGGAGTTTGATATTCACACCGGCAGAACCCATCAAATTAGAGTCCAACTAGCACATTTGGGACATTCTGTGGTAGGGGATAAGCTCTATGGAGGCAAGTCCATGCCCGCTGGCCTAACCAGGCAATTTTTGCATGCTCAGAAACTCAGCCTAATTATCCCAGGCCAAGACACCAAGACATCTTTTATTGCAGATATGCCCAGTGATCTCAGTAACTTTCTCGAGGGCCTGTAA
- a CDS encoding NAD-binding protein: MRRKQIVVLVLVVLLFIILASLGLSYFERITLQEAIYRSVYVSLTHHDNFDMYSWPSRITVLLLVLASLVLLAYLLKLFGEYIIGLGDGLKRRKVKAKLMNIKDHYIVCGLGRVGSQVARELANEKQTFVAIDKNEDRVKEAIALGYTAFVGDPTKEKDLYKAKIDRAIGVVASLGDDSSNLFVSLTARQINPGLYIVARANRGENVARIVRAGADRVAMPNQIGGFHMATMLMRPHVVDILDILSTNKSADLQVQEITIPPSSGANGHRLENIIKHAEGISVLALNGANGSSQVHPTGREVLYPGDKLVVMGTQNQLHSLKKIV, encoded by the coding sequence ATGAGGCGCAAACAAATAGTAGTATTAGTGCTAGTAGTTTTATTATTTATAATTCTAGCCTCTTTGGGCCTGTCATATTTCGAGCGTATAACCCTTCAAGAGGCTATTTACAGATCAGTATATGTAAGCCTAACTCATCATGACAACTTCGATATGTACTCATGGCCATCCAGAATAACGGTTTTATTATTGGTTCTTGCCAGCTTGGTGTTACTAGCATATTTGCTTAAGCTATTTGGCGAGTATATTATAGGACTAGGCGATGGATTAAAGCGCCGTAAAGTAAAGGCAAAACTAATGAATATTAAAGATCACTATATTGTATGTGGGCTAGGAAGAGTGGGTAGCCAGGTAGCTAGAGAGCTGGCCAATGAAAAGCAAACTTTTGTAGCAATTGATAAAAATGAAGATCGAGTTAAAGAGGCCATAGCCCTTGGCTATACTGCCTTCGTTGGCGACCCCACTAAAGAAAAGGATCTGTATAAGGCCAAGATAGATCGGGCTATTGGGGTAGTGGCCTCGCTTGGCGATGACTCCAGCAACCTATTTGTTTCATTAACAGCTCGGCAGATCAACCCCGGCTTATATATAGTGGCTAGGGCTAATCGTGGGGAAAATGTCGCCAGAATAGTCAGAGCTGGCGCAGATAGAGTCGCAATGCCCAACCAAATTGGCGGTTTCCACATGGCTACAATGCTAATGAGGCCTCATGTGGTAGATATCCTAGACATCCTCTCTACCAATAAAAGCGCTGACCTACAGGTCCAGGAGATAACAATCCCGCCTAGCTCGGGAGCAAATGGGCACCGGCTTGAAAATATCATAAAGCACGCCGAGGGGATTAGTGTACTAGCGCTCAACGGTGCCAATGGTTCTAGCCAAGTTCACCCTACTGGAAGAGAGGTTCTCTACCCAGGTGATAAATTGGTCGTAATGGGAACCCAAAATCAGCTACATTCTCTGAAAAAGATCGTATAA
- the rpsI gene encoding 30S ribosomal protein S9 has product MAEQTSTTKKHYYRAIGRRKQAVAVVKVFKGKGLVTINGKTAQQYFSDNETFIHNIIAPLVLVSKDKDHDIEVKVVGGGLRGQSDAIRLGVARALIEISEDFRTSLKKSGFLTRDPRKKERKKPGLRKARKAPQFSKR; this is encoded by the coding sequence ATGGCAGAACAAACTAGTACAACTAAAAAGCATTATTACCGAGCTATTGGTAGGCGAAAGCAGGCCGTAGCAGTTGTTAAGGTATTTAAGGGCAAGGGCTTAGTTACTATTAATGGTAAAACAGCACAGCAGTATTTTTCCGACAACGAGACCTTCATCCATAACATAATCGCACCGCTTGTGCTGGTATCGAAAGATAAGGACCACGATATTGAGGTTAAGGTCGTCGGAGGGGGCTTAAGAGGCCAATCCGATGCTATACGACTCGGGGTTGCTCGCGCACTTATCGAGATTAGTGAGGATTTCAGAACTAGCCTCAAGAAAAGTGGTTTTCTGACGAGAGATCCACGCAAGAAGGAACGAAAGAAGCCTGGTCTGCGTAAAGCTCGTAAAGCACCTCAATTTAGTAAGAGGTAG
- the rplM gene encoding 50S ribosomal protein L13 produces MKTFSAKPADVDQKWYQIDATGLTLGRLSTKVAEMLMGKLKPSYSPNIITGDIVIITNCAKIKVTGNKLTDKFYYRHSGFPGGLTETSLKEMLEKHPSRVIEHSVAGMLPKNKLRTQMLKNLKVYKSGDHNHEAQKPELIKLEA; encoded by the coding sequence ATGAAAACATTTTCAGCCAAACCAGCCGATGTAGACCAAAAGTGGTACCAAATCGATGCCACAGGGCTTACTCTGGGTCGTTTGAGCACTAAGGTGGCAGAAATGCTTATGGGCAAATTGAAGCCAAGCTACAGCCCGAATATCATCACAGGCGATATAGTTATTATTACTAATTGCGCCAAGATCAAGGTCACGGGGAATAAGCTCACAGACAAGTTCTACTATCGCCATAGCGGCTTTCCTGGTGGGCTAACCGAAACTAGCCTTAAAGAAATGCTAGAAAAGCACCCAAGCAGAGTGATAGAGCACTCAGTAGCCGGAATGCTCCCTAAAAACAAGCTTCGTACCCAGATGCTAAAAAATCTTAAGGTGTATAAGTCTGGCGACCATAATCACGAAGCACAGAAACCCGAATTAATTAAGTTGGAGGCCTAA
- the rplQ gene encoding 50S ribosomal protein L17 encodes MHRHSYIGKKHSRAAAPRRALMRGLIDSLILYEKLETTEIKAKELARLFDKLVTKAKKQDLHNYRQILRTTINPVAGEKLNTDLVKGFQGRNSGYTRVVKVGRRLGDGASMAVIELILDEDYSPKLVEVLEKPKKPSSSVTTKSNTKPKPKPKPKPSAKPSAKPAAVKGASK; translated from the coding sequence ATGCATCGACATAGTTACATCGGAAAGAAGCACTCAAGAGCAGCCGCCCCACGGCGAGCGTTAATGCGCGGCTTAATCGACTCTCTAATATTATACGAAAAGCTAGAGACCACCGAAATTAAAGCTAAAGAGCTAGCCAGACTTTTTGATAAGTTGGTTACAAAAGCCAAAAAGCAAGACTTGCACAACTATCGCCAGATCCTTAGAACCACTATAAACCCAGTTGCAGGCGAGAAGCTCAACACTGACTTAGTTAAAGGGTTCCAGGGTAGAAACAGTGGCTATACTAGAGTTGTAAAGGTAGGAAGGCGCCTAGGCGATGGCGCCAGCATGGCCGTAATAGAGCTTATCCTAGATGAAGATTATAGCCCTAAATTAGTAGAGGTATTAGAAAAGCCGAAAAAACCTAGCAGTTCAGTCACAACCAAGAGTAACACTAAGCCTAAGCCTAAGCCTAAGCCTAAGCCTAGCGCTAAGCCTAGCGCTAAGCCAGCAGCAGTAAAAGGAGCTAGCAAATGA
- a CDS encoding DNA-directed RNA polymerase subunit alpha — MLYDINLPELKEDKTALNSAEFALEPLYPGYGMTLGNSIRRVLLSSLAGSAVTAVKIEGASHEFSTISGVREDMIEIILNLKQVRFKNPNEEPVMLTLKKSGGIVKAGDIKVNNDVEVTNPDLVIAHLDNAKAKLEMELKVEQGRGYVTVESRNAEKLPVGMIAIDAIYTPIRRVRYNVENTRVGQMTNLDKLILEVETDGTITPKEAVMQAAEVLVGHFQVLAGHDVVSVGSGGIMTAVERAEADMAQIGIDEVNFSPRTANALLNNDIKTIKDLMEFTPSDLKDLKGFGVKAQEEVIEKLNELGVGQEPVGE, encoded by the coding sequence ATGTTATACGATATCAACCTACCAGAACTTAAAGAAGACAAAACAGCCCTAAATTCAGCCGAGTTTGCATTAGAACCGCTCTACCCAGGCTATGGCATGACTCTAGGCAACTCAATACGCCGAGTATTACTCTCGAGCCTAGCCGGGAGCGCTGTTACAGCAGTCAAAATCGAAGGCGCTAGCCATGAATTCTCCACTATTTCGGGCGTTCGTGAGGACATGATTGAGATAATCCTAAACTTAAAGCAGGTCAGATTTAAAAATCCTAATGAAGAGCCAGTTATGCTTACCCTCAAAAAGTCTGGTGGGATCGTCAAGGCTGGCGATATCAAGGTCAATAATGATGTCGAAGTGACTAATCCAGATCTAGTCATCGCTCATCTAGATAACGCCAAGGCCAAGCTAGAAATGGAACTTAAGGTAGAACAAGGACGAGGCTATGTTACCGTGGAGAGCAGAAATGCCGAAAAACTCCCAGTCGGGATGATCGCGATTGACGCAATATATACTCCTATCAGGCGGGTGCGCTATAATGTTGAAAATACTCGAGTAGGTCAGATGACTAATCTAGACAAATTAATCCTTGAAGTCGAAACTGACGGCACTATTACCCCCAAGGAAGCAGTTATGCAAGCTGCAGAGGTCCTTGTTGGCCACTTCCAAGTCCTTGCAGGTCATGATGTAGTCTCAGTTGGAAGCGGCGGAATAATGACGGCTGTAGAGCGTGCTGAAGCCGATATGGCTCAAATTGGAATAGATGAAGTTAATTTCAGCCCACGAACTGCTAATGCACTCCTCAATAACGATATCAAGACGATCAAGGATCTGATGGAGTTCACTCCATCAGATCTTAAGGACCTTAAAGGCTTTGGAGTAAAAGCACAGGAAGAAGTGATAGAGAAACTAAATGAACTTGGCGTTGGCCAAGAGCCAGTAGGCGAGTAA